From a single Lolium rigidum isolate FL_2022 chromosome 7, APGP_CSIRO_Lrig_0.1, whole genome shotgun sequence genomic region:
- the LOC124671937 gene encoding uncharacterized protein LOC124671937 codes for MEGGGNATTRKKLEDEVLGTWLWDKELDSIVKEQQERDEEGNYEYYEPDGPHELYDDEEEELHCGSTGYGYMFRYEDGNPFYASDREERWENQMQFPPMPTAEKSHPLWRVWKGSLRVEGPCQLNPNLVSAQSLLPPLPIWENRWVDKKENEPCRRAIQVFSLNLLPPHDDTVEIYGMFAFRDVRNHGLRNFVFEYSRDKPCKLKPGASKLQPLLTPHQGIYAVGLVLIEYHLLIKDEERENDKVLIDGYSVYAPSFYADYERLHWHINTGHHGSVNLRMVAIPKAVLAVLECEIHHLGDNLFDSLTVTAVYRTVHGGAFPVFIGKLSVRKLPPATISVDYRKNLTIDLYTHNSHLDDVNSHPDGVVGDHNSPGRFDYDIEDIITDTLWFEPQKSGSCTKISSDMYGLVMSVKLGGQSGSAWPLAGHFSARSQLHTSQSLLKPLPLSAPASLACKILLVDYFEVLQNECMLKNHQRYL; via the exons ATGGAGGGTGGAGGAAACG CTACTACGAGAAAGAAATTAGAGGATGAGGTGCTCGGCACTTGGCTatgggacaaggagctggactccATCGTCAAGGAACAGCAAGAGCGAGACGAGGAAGGCAATTACGAATACTACGAACCGGACGGACCACACGAATtatacgacgatgaagaagaggagctcCATTGCGGTTCAACGGGATACGGGTACATGTTCCGCTACGAGGACGGGAACCCTTTTTACGCCTCCGATAGGGAGGAGAGGTGGGAGAATCAGATGCAGTTTCCTCCTATGCCCACCGCCGAGAAATCACATCCATTGTGGAGAGTCTGGAAAGGCTCTCTTCGTGTCGAAGGCCCGTGTCAGCTCAATCCAAATCTGGTGTCTGCACAAAGCTTGT TGCCTCCATTGCCAATATGGGAAAACCGTTGGGTGGACAAAAAGGAGAACGAACCTTGTCGACGGGCTATCCAAGTGTTCAGTTTGAATTTATTGCCTCCTCATGATGACACGGTTGAGATCTATGGTATGTTTGCTTTCCGAGATGTACGAAACCATGGACTACGCAACTTTGTCTTTGAATACTCAAGGGACAAACCATGCAAGCTTAAGCCG GGTGCTTCTAAGCTTCAACCTCTGCTTACACCGCATCAAGGCATCTATGCGGTTGGGCTTGTGCTAATTGAGTATCATTTACTAATTAAGGATGAAGAACGTGAAAACGATAAGGTATTAATAGACGGATATTCTGTCTATGCTCCATCATTCTATGCAGACTATGAAAGGCTCCATTGGCACATCAACACCGGCCACCATGGTAGCGTCAATCTGAGAATGGTCGCTATCCCAAAAGCGGTGTTGGCTGTGTTGGAGTGCGAGATACACCATCTTGGGGACAATTTGTTCGATTCACTTACAGTAACCGCGGTTTATCGTACCGTGCATGGGGGTGCTTTTCCAGTCTTCATTGGGAAGTTGAGTGTTCGCAAGCTGCCACCGGCCACAATTAGTGTGGATTACAGAAagaatttgacaatagacttataCACTCACAATAGTCACCTAGATGACGTTAATTCTCATCCCGATGGTGTTGTTGGTGACCACAATTCACCTGGTCGTTTTGATTATGATATTGAGGACATCATAACTGACACTTTGTGGTTTGAACCGCAAAAGAGCGGGAGTTGTACAAAAATTTCAAGTGATATGTACGGCCTTGTAATGTCGGTGAAG CTGGGGGGTCAATCAGGGTCAGCCTGGCCGCTGGCCGGCCACTTCTCAGCTCGCTCTCAGCTACACACCAGCCAATCCCTTCTCAAACCGCTCCCGCTCAGCGCACCAGCATCCCTCGCCTGTAAGATCCTGCTTGTTGATTATTTTGAGGTCCTGCAGAATGAATGCATGCtaaagaatcaccagagatactTGTAA